TGTTTAGTTGTAGTTTATATTCTTAAATACTCTGCCTtttccataagggctcatgcatacgaacgtattttctttctgtccattcctttttttttgcggaccgtatgcggaaccatttacttcaatgggtccacaacaaatggaagttactccgtgtgcattccgtatgttcGTATTTCCTTTacgcaataaaatagaacatgtcctattattgtccacattaggggcaaggatagtactgttctatgaagggccagctgttctgttccgcaaaatacagattgcacacggacatcatccgtattttttgtggatctgtttttgcagaccgcaaaatacatacggtcgtatgcatgagccctaactcttatGAAATATATTGAAGATAGTCACATATTTAAGTGTCCACCTCATCGCCTCCTCTCTGGAGTACAGAACAAGGAACTCCCATGCTTCCAACAGGTTGGAAACCCAGAACTGGTACATCCACCTACTCTGGCCACTCCGGTAAATTGCTACACATGAGCCCTATAAGAATAAGTTATAATAAAACATTTGCTTATAATGATGATACATTGTTTCCTCACTTCCCAGAACAATCGCACACCAGCGATCTTAGCTAAAGAAATAATTGCAAAGACAAAAAGGACTTTATTTCACATTTATTATGTAAGTTATTGAAACGGTATATCCACAGTGGTGATGCTGAGTTACACTTTGACGATCGTTGCCTTCGGGATTCATCACAGGAACACCCCGGACTatatttattttccctttttcctcagCTGCTCTTCAAAGAAATCATTACATGCCACGGTCAGAGCTGCCACCAGCACTACAAATTCATTGAAGTCAACTTCATTGTCTTTATTGGAGTCCAGATCATTCATGATTTTGTCGACTAGCTGTGGATCTTTTtgacactgaaaaaaataataaacaatatatataaatatatataaaaaagagatTGAGATAGAATGTGCTTGAGCTTAACGAATGGCCTTCCGAGAACACcaatttatttagtttttgaaATGGGTCCAAAATTCTGTGAAGAACATTTTCTTGATAAATATCTTTATAGCAGTTGGAGCTCGGCATTTCTAATGAAGAGCTCCCAATTTAatcttcattttttgggggaagaaGAATACACGTACGGTCTATTGTTCATTGTGTGGTATACATGACGTGAGGACCTTATTCAactacttttacacaataaaaccatTTAAGAAATATCTAATTTGTTTTTGTGTGACCAtagcttttttcttttctgtagATGAGCTGTGTCAGGGCATGTTTTATGCAGGATGAGTTACTATTTTattggaaccattttggggtaatattttttaatattttttaggaGTAAGcagtaaaattttttttaaatgtattcttTAAATTGGCAAATTGACACTAAAATAAGTGATTAAAATAGGTTCTCTGTCGGTCATTTTGATACCTGATGTGTAGTGTCTTGATTGATGGGGCGGCTATGGTGACAGCTTGGCTTGgtgcatattttttttcctttatttgtattTCATTTCATAGTGTTTTCACTTATGCATTTACATGGTTTCTGATACATACAAAATCCCTCATACTGGGGAACATTTCTGCTTCATaagtttttcttttaattttgcaGTTttccactgttattggggatccaaAGGAACCTGACTTAATGGGAAAGGCTCTATGGTCACAAAAGTCACTGGTAGAACTAAtatgggtctgctaagacccagcagcttagTATTCTGGGGGGCACCCAAAGAACATGCGATCATTGGGGCCAAAAGAGGCAGGGATATTGTTGCTTCCAGTGGGTGTTATGTAGACTACAAAAGAGAAATCAGAAGTGGTGACAAACTCAACCACTCCTGATAGAGTGCAAGAGCAGGCATGTTAATGCAGCAACACCAAGTGACATCGCTGCACATGCTCCACCCATCATGAAAAGACTgttaaaaatgctgaaaaaatagtgggcCTAATTTACTAATGAAAATGCACTAATGCTGGCTCAGGACTAGCtcggctgaatgtaatgatacctttgacTTAGCGATTCATTGCTTCATTATGGAGAAGAATCCATATGCCAATgatcagttaagtgcactgagggtgggcccaagacactctgtgcacccttgctccgcCTGCTCTCTCTGTCAGCCCTTCTTTCCCCTTGTTTGTCAAGGCCAGGTGACATGACTGTGcacctggccatgtcaatcaagatggagagggaggggctggcagattTTAGAAGAATGCCAATATTCCGAAAAcggactccattatagtcaatggaatcCGTTGAGTGCCCGTGATGTCCAGCATATGCTGAATCCGGTGATTCAGATTTTCTGTTCTCATGCCAAAACCTATATTACAGCCCTCTGaaagcagccttaaaggggtattccaacttTATTAACGGATTGTTCTtatgatatgtcatcaatatcagatcagtgaagGTCTAACTCTCGGCACCcccgccagtcagctgtttgaaagggccATGATGCATATGTGAGCGCTGCTGCCTGTAATTACCTGGCGGTGCAGGGTAATAATTACAGCtttgtcccatttaagtgaatgggacaaaGTTATAACTAACCTGCACCAACGCAACCATGTAGACAGCATGCAGGCAAGCAgtaaagaggctgcagcactcgcaTGAGCTCTGCAGCCTCTTGCAACCACTGattgactgtggtgctgaatgttgggtccccattgatctgatattgatggcctctcctaATGCTAGATATTGGTATTCTGAAGGAAGAATAcctctctaagggtactttcacactagcgttattcttttccggtattgaaatccggtaaaagGTCTCAATAAcagaaaaaacgcatcagttttgtcctaatgcattctgaatggaaagcaatccgttcagtatgcatcaggatgtcttccgttccgtcccttgtatgttatttgaccagacaaaatactgcagcttgCTTCGGTATTTTTTCCAaccaaaatcccggaacaataccacacttgccgaatctgcattaatttccatagagatgtattaatgccggatccggtaccaagtgttccggaaattgctcaGTTGCCGAATCCAGTTTTCTGGTCGGCGCATGCATTGGGATATAGGAGGAACTGGTTTAGCTTTtgattttttagaaaatttacCGGATCCTGGATGATACCGGATGATACGAATCTGGTATTTCATCGGATCCATCTaacggatctggaaaaaaaagttATCAGTTTGCATACTGTTTGCCGGAtcctaacaacgctagtgtgaaagtagcctaaacgaaGAATTTTGTTTTCTAACCATATACATCCTGTACAAAAACTACTATCACACTATGTTCAGGCATGACTCAGAATGCAGTGGAAAAATCTGGCATGGTTCTGCTGCAAAAATCCCATGAAGTGGCTATAGATTTCACTCTCTTCATTGCAAAAGGTGAAATCCTGGGTGGAGATCTGCAGAATATTTCAAATCCGCACATTAgatcaattaaaggggtattcccatgtcagacaatgggggcatattgctaggatatgccctcattgtctgatagatgcgcgtcccacctctggaacccgcacCCACACAGAGAACAGAACGGAGAAGGTGGTGGCCAGACCCAGGGAACCCgcgctctccccatagtagtgaacgggagcgcaccgcgcttgcgcggccaccactctaattcatttctatggggccaacaggCTTGggtattttcggcggccccatagaaataaatgtagggtggctgcgcatgcgcagtccgccCTCCACAATTTTCGGGGCTCCGTTCacagtgtaggtgcgggtcccagaagaggtgtgggacctgcacctatcagacaatgggggcatatcctaacgacatgcccccattgtctgagatggtaaAACCCCTCTAATGCTCTTTTTCCGTGGATGACATTTCTTACAATCTCATCCACTTGGTGGACTGCTCTCCTCCACTTTGATGGTGCTGTACAACACTGCGGATTCGCTGCACAGATTTCGTGATGGCTAATCTGCGGCATTTCAGTCACGTGTGGACATAGCCTTACTGTTTCAATAATTGTACGCCCACAACATAATACTATGGCTAAAAAAAGGCAATTCATTTGTAGTCCGAATCAATTCACGTCAGTGGGATGTAATGAATGAAGCGCTGGTGAGAATGACTCATGAGTATATATTGTCAGAGAACATGATCCGTGCTCAGTGAGTAATGGAAAGCTCTAGCTACAGATCAATAGTCGTGTCATCGTTTAGTTAAATGGAGGCAGAAAAGGCTACAAGCGAGATGTAGCAGATTTTAGTTACACTTCATTCCACTTCTGTAAACTGTATAATTGTTCTGCTGCAAGTCATTGCAATTGACAGCTGTGCTTCCCAAGAGGCTCTGAAGCAGCTGAGGATCCCTGTGACATAAGCAGAGGTGACTGCGTATTCCGCCCTTCCTTGCATTGCATATAAAGTAAGGATTTAAGCAGGGGGATTTGCATGCGGCGACTGCGTCGTGTTAGGTGACAGCAGAGCAAATGAAAACAAACAGCGCTATGCAAAGTGTGTCGTGCCGGGATAAAGCCGCGCGCCGTACTGCGCGCACACACTGTGCTTTCTGCCTTGTAAAAAGAAAATTCACATGCAAATGGTTTTATTAAAGGATATTAAAATAAACTGCCACCATGGCCACCATAGGATTTCCCTTCCAAATACAGAATTCCTCTGTTTCTATTTTTCAGCCCGAGGATTCCCATCAAATTCTCCGCTAACCAAACATTGGAAGCTTATATTTGGGAAATGATGGAAGTTGCGCTTCACTAAGGTCTTGCATCATAAAACTAATTTGGCACATCCCCTAACCTCCAAACAAGTGGCCTCCAACCTGTATCTCTCCAACTGTGAtagaactacatctcccagcatgccctgacatccTGCCACAGGTTGAAAACTATGCCATGTGTGATGTATATAATGTTAACATTAGTGTTTGCAGGGAAAATTGTGAGTACATTGAAACTTTCCATTTAAAGAGTgcaaaatgcagtgcagtctgcaggcagcatgtcatagagcaggaggagctgagcagactgatatatcgttttgtgggaaaagattcagcaaaatctgtaatttatacatttatatctcttctTTTTCTGATTTCATTGTACACGGGGGAGATTATATCAGTGATTGAAAGCTATctttgtgtaaggcctcatgcacacaaacatgtccgttccgtttttttgcggtactgcatacagaaccatttattttaatgggtccgcaaaaaaacaaacctgaagttattccgtgtgcattccgtttctgtatgtccgtatttccattccgcaaaaaaatagaacatgtcctattattgtccgcattacggacaaggattgtactgttcttttaggggccagctgttctgttccacaaaacacggaatgcacacggacgtcatccgtattttttgcggatccgttttttgcggaccgcaaaatacatacggtcgtgtgcatgaggcctaagtgtgtatcTCAGTCATTGATAAGACATGTGAACAATGAAATCAGAAATAGCAGAGTTATAAATGTTACATGTTTTAtcgacaaaactatatatcagtctgctcagcttctcctgctctataacctgctgcctgcagattgcactgcattttgtgatgtcaggttctctttaaatctttcttttttttttttttttgtgcacgctagcagatttgttgcagaaaattattttataaataatatGCCACATATATCTGAATAGAGTTTGTAAATCCCATTCAGACTGAAAGGAGTTATCTCATCtgagatattggtggcatatagctagcatatgccaccaatgtcagataggtgtgggtcccacctctctcCATAATGGGACCCCTCACCCCAAAGTGAGCAGAGGGCAGCCTTGCATGTGTGACCATCCTCCATACATCTCTGGCAGTCTCACAGAAGTAAATGGAGCGGCGGTCATGCTTCCACCGCGGTGCCCACTCCGTTCCTTTCTACAAGACTAATGAAAATAATCGAGCACGTAGGCTTGGCtagtttcagaactcccatagaaattaatggagagcgcactgtgcatgcgggATGCACTTTTCTTAAATTTGGGGGCCTgatctggagataggtgcaggtcccatctctgAGAACTGTACCTATCTCCAGACCAGGCCCCCAAAAATGAACAACCATTCgctattcattaaaggggttgtctcatcatatcTGACATTagtgtgagacaacccctttaatgaatagtGAATGGTTTTTCTGCCAAAGGTGAACATAGCATTAGAGGGAATGTTTTCCAAAGTTCACAATGATTTGGCCTTCCTAACCAGAACACCATGCAAACATCCAAAGAGCATACATTAAGTTTATTTAACATTAACCTCCAGCTATTCTTCAACTAAAGATCTCTACTTAGGAGCGATGTCTCATCAAAGGCATATCTGGTCTATTGCTGTGATCAGAATTAGAGTACGGCCAAGcgatcaggtttctgcatgcagttttgaaagccaaaatcagaagtaaGAAGTAAGtaagttgtatctgtcctataTATTgtatctccttttatgatccactcctgatattGGCTTCCAAAGCTTcaagcagaaacctgaccgtgtgactgtacctttaggctgggttcacacctgagcgttttacagcgcgttcctacgcgctgtaaaacgctcaacaaggagaaaccaatgattccctatgggaatggttcgcacttgggcgttttacagcgcgtacgatcgcgctgtaaaacgcccgacgctccaaaaagtacatgagcgacttttggggcgtttgtggccataggacactgtagtgaatcacacaaacgcgcgtttactattacaaaaacgcgcataaaaatgcgcgtcaaaaacgcgcgtaaaacgcgcaacgctcaagtgtgaacccagcctaagggctgtttcacacgagcgagtccattgcgggaatcgcacTCCGTGTGTGaatgtgatcctccgctctggacttgcaggagcacacggcattatcatgatctataatgctatgtgtctctgcatggccttttttccacagaatcatagtgacataaagctgtcagtatgattctgtagaaataaggtcaagcagaggcacatagcattataagtccgtataatgccgtgcgctcctgtaaGTCCAGagtggaggatcacactcacacacggaacgtgattcccgcaatggactcgctcgtgtgaaacagcccttacagtcAGATAACTCCTGGAAAAAAAGCCACCTGGACCCACCAATTGAACACTAGTGGACTATCTTCACAATATGCCAGCAATCTAATATCtaatgagacaaccactttaggaTTCTACTGATGGACCTGGTGGGATATATGTTCTTATGCTGAGTTCCATACATTTTACTGCTCCAGTTTCAGTTGTAATTGTGAATTGAAATTCTCCCCTGATATGTAAAGTGGTGAAATTGGGGTTTCCATGAGCTGATGTTGTGTACTGTCTCAGCCACTACAATCCGATAAGAAATTTTACACTACCTTTCTGCACATAGGCTATTTAagtaaatgcccccccccctttttgtagcaattgattaaaattgacatGTTCAGATCTGTGTCAGATTTCACAAATGGCGctattttttccgttcacatgTCAGAAACTTTGGTGGAACCTGGTGCACCTAATTATAAGTCACTAGGTTCCATCAGTTGCCACTGGATCCCTCAATGTATTGTGGTCTCCACTTACAATGGAATCTGTGATGTAGAAATAACCGGAGCGTATTCTCAGCATTCTCATGCCAAATAAACCCCCCTGTAATACACCTTCACAAGCAGCAGATTTTATTGCAGAATTTTGAATAAACCTTTCCATCATCTTAATGGAGCTGCTTTGGAGGTCAGCGCATAGAtttttgcaaaccccattcatttTCAGTCTCAGAaatttctgcaccaaaatctgccaCATATGAAGACGCCCAAAATTTGATATCGAAATGAGTATTGCTTGTTGCCTACTTACAGCAAGGAAATCTGTCAGCTCGCTCTGCAGGAGTTGCTTCAGTTCTCCTTTGTTCAGCTTGTACTTGTCACCTTCTTTGCCAGAATAATGGTGAAAGATCCGGATCATGGTATCCATGGCACCTTCCAGCTGGGTAGGCATGATGAAGATCAGTGTCTAAAAGGAGTGAAACAGAGGATATAATGAGCGTTGAGTTATG
This portion of the Bufo gargarizans isolate SCDJY-AF-19 chromosome 1, ASM1485885v1, whole genome shotgun sequence genome encodes:
- the S100Z gene encoding protein S100-Z, which gives rise to MPTQLEGAMDTMIRIFHHYSGKEGDKYKLNKGELKQLLQSELTDFLACQKDPQLVDKIMNDLDSNKDNEVDFNEFVVLVAALTVACNDFFEEQLRKKGK